In Methanobacteriaceae archaeon, the following are encoded in one genomic region:
- a CDS encoding topoisomerase produces MEMRNPIDVRIIVEGASDVENVSRALQNIALGAEYHITISSIIPTTNIEIAKKAVSGADIVLIATDVDAPGRELAEKFQKVLKKEVGHIERMKLPFGHDVEYIDPALIRKEIKNAIIRSGLTSIANLGRFQELKNRLKESENKIKELNKEIDDLSSFNEKLANENQELASSHERLELKQKSLQEEFKVVKQNYADVKNQYGIILNKNLYETFNLGELWKEIFNEPLEEEDHITFITTEFKPDNIVLGQGFIAAPSKKDAIDWLKVIRTVLIFYDSKIEDLKEEIGDEKFSSNLLKS; encoded by the coding sequence ATGGAAATGAGAAATCCCATCGATGTGCGCATTATTGTGGAAGGAGCTTCCGATGTGGAAAATGTTTCCCGGGCACTGCAGAACATTGCTCTGGGAGCAGAGTACCATATAACCATCTCCTCCATTATACCCACCACCAATATTGAAATAGCTAAAAAGGCAGTTAGTGGTGCAGACATTGTTTTGATTGCCACCGATGTGGATGCTCCAGGAAGGGAACTGGCTGAAAAATTCCAGAAAGTTCTGAAAAAAGAAGTGGGTCATATTGAAAGGATGAAACTCCCCTTCGGCCATGATGTGGAGTACATTGACCCGGCACTCATCCGTAAAGAAATTAAAAACGCCATTATTCGTTCAGGACTAACATCCATAGCCAACTTGGGGCGTTTCCAGGAACTTAAAAACCGGCTTAAAGAATCTGAAAATAAAATTAAAGAATTAAATAAAGAAATAGATGATCTGTCTTCTTTTAATGAAAAATTAGCCAATGAAAATCAGGAACTGGCTTCTTCCCACGAGAGATTGGAGTTGAAACAGAAATCCCTCCAGGAAGAGTTCAAGGTTGTTAAACAAAACTATGCCGATGTTAAAAATCAGTACGGGATTATCCTGAATAAAAATCTGTACGAAACATTCAATCTTGGCGAATTATGGAAGGAAATATTTAACGAGCCTCTCGAAGAGGAAGATCATATTACTTTTATTACCACCGAATTTAAACCAGATAACATTGTTTTGGGGCAAGGTTTCATTGCTGCCCCTTCCAAAAAAGATGCAATAGACTGGTTAAAGGTTATTCGCACGGTACTTATTTTTTACGATTCAAAAATTGAAGATCTTAAAGAAGAAATAGGTGATGAGAAATTCAGCTCCAATCTGCTTAAGAGTTAG
- a CDS encoding 50S ribosomal protein L37e, with product MKGTPSFGKRNKKTHIRCRRCGKNSYNARKRYCAACGFGRSKRVRTYNWQNKKLNGYRLK from the coding sequence TTGAAAGGTACACCATCATTTGGTAAACGTAATAAAAAAACCCATATTCGCTGCAGAAGATGTGGGAAAAACTCATACAATGCCAGGAAGCGCTACTGCGCTGCCTGTGGATTCGGACGATCCAAAAGGGTTCGAACCTACAACTGGCAGAACAAGAAGCTTAACGGCTACAGGTTGAAGTAA
- a CDS encoding RNA-binding protein → MIGIGKVIIVSVQKNVNTSRPLDVLGRALNSQVLIKLKGGREFRGVLESFDMHMNLVLNDAEELESGESSRRLGVVLIRGDNIVYISPG, encoded by the coding sequence ATGATTGGTATAGGAAAGGTGATAATAGTGAGTGTACAGAAGAATGTTAATACATCACGACCATTAGATGTTTTAGGTCGAGCTCTTAACTCTCAAGTGTTAATTAAACTTAAAGGCGGCAGAGAATTCCGTGGAGTTCTCGAAAGCTTCGATATGCATATGAATTTAGTTCTAAATGACGCTGAAGAATTAGAAAGCGGGGAATCATCAAGAAGATTAGGTGTGGTCCTCATTCGTGGGGATAACATAGTATACATATCACCCGGATAA
- a CDS encoding DUF1947 domain-containing protein translates to MYRHQKYKNEDGNRIKVSCKVKIKKRYYLKKKKLKELKAKLGPYSSLIPSKARVEMLETELPDLILVDGEPLLMILDGEPFPTLKGALQKPIESHMVVVDMGAVKFMASGADVMSPGIVNADPQIKEGETVIIVDENHHKPLAMGKALISGKEMVENDKGKAVKTLHYIGDKIWNFDL, encoded by the coding sequence ATGTACCGCCATCAAAAATATAAAAATGAGGATGGAAACAGGATTAAGGTGAGTTGTAAAGTGAAAATCAAAAAGAGATATTATCTCAAGAAGAAGAAGTTAAAAGAGCTGAAAGCTAAATTGGGGCCTTACAGTTCCCTCATACCCTCCAAAGCCCGGGTTGAAATGCTGGAAACAGAACTCCCTGATCTGATACTGGTTGATGGTGAACCATTACTAATGATTTTAGATGGTGAACCATTCCCCACACTCAAAGGAGCCCTGCAAAAACCCATAGAAAGTCATATGGTGGTAGTGGATATGGGTGCAGTGAAATTCATGGCCAGTGGAGCGGATGTAATGTCTCCAGGAATAGTAAACGCCGATCCACAAATTAAAGAGGGGGAAACAGTGATAATAGTTGATGAAAACCACCACAAACCCTTAGCCATGGGGAAAGCCCTGATATCTGGGAAAGAAATGGTTGAAAATGATAAAGGAAAGGCTGTCAAGACACTCCATTATATTGGGGATAAAATTTGGAATTTTGATCTTTAA
- the arfB gene encoding 2-amino-5-formylamino-6-ribosylaminopyrimidin-4(3H)-one 5'-monophosphate deformylase, translating into MVDLRYSSGNVLSPEVHKVGVMAIGSHLENHGPALPIDTDSKIASYLALESSFRTGAKFLGILYAATEYHYVKHGVHLPPEDLVKKELIPTLKSARDNLDLHAVVLVNGHGGNLPIKDYIDEMENHLGLKIVLNNKIVEIEGPHAGTGELSMGAVLGIVDEARLDEHCNFEDYPEVGMVGLYEARKANRGINEAARTIKKEGVCIDPDKGKKLLETAVEAIVGDIKYLSGDLTH; encoded by the coding sequence ATGGTTGATCTTCGATATTCTTCTGGGAATGTGCTCTCACCAGAGGTTCATAAAGTGGGGGTGATGGCAATAGGTTCTCACTTAGAGAACCATGGTCCAGCACTACCCATTGACACGGATTCTAAAATAGCCTCATATTTAGCTTTAGAATCATCATTTCGCACCGGTGCTAAGTTTTTAGGCATATTATATGCTGCAACTGAATACCATTATGTTAAACACGGAGTTCACCTTCCCCCTGAGGATCTGGTTAAAAAAGAACTCATCCCCACATTAAAAAGTGCCAGAGATAACCTGGATCTGCACGCAGTGGTTCTGGTAAATGGTCACGGGGGTAACTTACCTATTAAAGACTATATTGATGAAATGGAAAACCATTTGGGCTTAAAAATTGTCTTAAATAATAAAATCGTGGAAATTGAAGGACCACACGCCGGCACTGGAGAACTTTCCATGGGTGCAGTTCTGGGAATAGTGGATGAAGCCCGTCTTGATGAACATTGCAATTTTGAGGATTACCCTGAAGTGGGAATGGTTGGTCTATATGAGGCTCGAAAGGCGAATAGGGGTATAAATGAAGCTGCCCGAACCATAAAAAAAGAGGGAGTTTGCATTGATCCTGATAAAGGTAAAAAACTCCTGGAAACTGCTGTTGAAGCTATTGTTGGTGATATTAAATATTTATCAGGGGATCTAACTCATTAA
- a CDS encoding AIM24 family protein, whose product MFCPECGTEVGDGKFCPNCGAAIESVEKEPETTQNPEFEPAVTTAPVQLTKKYSIDEFVAKTQEKTGTGEIFELENDYLLNINVNGRVWSKRGAMVAYSGDLKFKKEGTFEHGLDKFVKKAVTGESSTLMKMEGRGKAYLADYGKKVVVLNLQNERIYVKGNDLLAFEDQIDWDITMMSTGVGLSSGAGLFNVKLEGTGMVAITTYFTPITLVVTPDEPVFTDPQATVAWSGGLNPSVKTDIGFKTLLGKTSGEEFQLKFQGNGFVIVQPYEEGMQY is encoded by the coding sequence ATGTTTTGTCCAGAGTGTGGAACTGAGGTTGGAGATGGAAAATTCTGTCCTAATTGTGGTGCAGCCATTGAAAGTGTGGAAAAGGAGCCTGAGACTACCCAAAATCCGGAATTCGAGCCAGCAGTGACTACTGCTCCAGTTCAACTTACTAAGAAATACAGTATTGATGAATTTGTGGCTAAAACCCAAGAGAAAACTGGTACAGGTGAAATTTTCGAATTGGAAAATGATTACCTGTTAAACATAAATGTTAATGGCAGAGTCTGGTCTAAAAGAGGGGCAATGGTTGCTTATAGTGGTGATTTAAAGTTCAAAAAAGAGGGAACTTTTGAACACGGACTGGACAAATTTGTTAAAAAAGCAGTTACCGGGGAATCATCCACTCTAATGAAAATGGAAGGCCGTGGGAAAGCTTATCTGGCTGATTATGGTAAGAAAGTTGTGGTTTTGAACCTTCAAAATGAAAGAATATATGTAAAGGGGAATGATTTACTGGCTTTCGAAGACCAGATTGACTGGGATATAACCATGATGAGCACTGGCGTGGGTCTTTCCAGTGGAGCAGGATTATTTAATGTAAAATTAGAAGGAACTGGGATGGTGGCAATAACCACTTATTTCACACCAATAACACTGGTGGTAACACCAGATGAACCGGTGTTCACTGATCCTCAGGCAACAGTGGCCTGGTCTGGTGGATTAAACCCTTCTGTTAAAACTGATATAGGTTTTAAAACTTTATTAGGGAAAACTAGTGGTGAAGAATTCCAGTTAAAGTTCCAGGGCAATGGATTTGTAATTGTTCAGCCTTATGAAGAGGGTATGCAATACTAA
- a CDS encoding transcriptional regulator produces the protein MKKVVKKKGNVESFNPNKIKGSLQKATIDAGYTLEEKQDIISAVLANINKKIDEEKEIKSETIKMCLLTELDKCEPYIAKSWRRFDDKYKSR, from the coding sequence TTGAAAAAAGTCGTAAAAAAGAAGGGTAATGTGGAATCTTTCAATCCTAATAAAATTAAAGGCTCCCTCCAGAAGGCAACTATTGATGCAGGTTACACTTTAGAAGAAAAACAAGACATTATCAGCGCAGTATTAGCCAATATAAATAAAAAAATAGACGAAGAAAAAGAGATCAAGAGTGAAACAATAAAGATGTGTCTTTTAACAGAACTGGATAAATGTGAGCCTTACATTGCAAAATCCTGGCGAAGATTTGATGATAAATACAAATCCAGGTAA
- a CDS encoding nitroreductase family protein has translation MGSSDYYPIIFKRKSIRNYELTPLDEGTLKNIKKEINSLKSLFKDVKTDFKIISHEDVNQRMMKKAPHYIAAFSESSEGYKTNIGFMLQQMDLYFSAHDLGSCWQGIPKPTKDVFKSSKLEFVILMAFGQAKVPLHRRSILEFKRKPLQKICNVSGNEIDELLEAARLAPSATNSQPWYFTGDKNIIHAYSLKPNIIRAIMLKKYIPIDMGIALYHLKVAAEHFSKSVEFIFDEHAQQNSPQGYEYVISIRLS, from the coding sequence ATGGGGAGTTCTGATTATTATCCCATCATTTTCAAGAGAAAGTCTATTCGTAACTATGAATTAACTCCTCTGGATGAAGGCACTCTAAAAAACATCAAAAAAGAGATAAATTCTTTAAAATCCTTATTTAAGGATGTAAAAACTGATTTTAAGATCATTTCCCATGAGGATGTTAATCAACGGATGATGAAGAAAGCACCACACTACATTGCCGCTTTTTCAGAATCTTCTGAAGGGTATAAAACCAACATAGGATTCATGCTACAACAGATGGATCTCTATTTTTCTGCCCATGATCTGGGCAGTTGCTGGCAGGGAATCCCCAAACCAACTAAAGATGTTTTTAAAAGTTCAAAACTTGAATTCGTGATTTTAATGGCCTTTGGCCAGGCGAAAGTTCCACTGCACCGGAGGAGCATCCTGGAATTCAAGCGAAAACCTTTACAAAAAATATGCAATGTAAGTGGGAATGAAATTGATGAGTTGCTGGAGGCAGCTCGCCTGGCACCTTCTGCTACCAATAGTCAGCCCTGGTACTTCACCGGTGATAAAAACATTATCCATGCCTATTCACTAAAACCCAATATCATCAGGGCAATTATGCTTAAGAAGTATATTCCAATTGATATGGGTATTGCACTTTACCATTTAAAAGTGGCTGCAGAGCATTTCAGTAAAAGTGTTGAATTCATTTTTGATGAACATGCCCAGCAAAACTCTCCCCAGGGATATGAATATGTCATCAGCATCCGATTAAGTTAA
- a CDS encoding patatin-like phospholipase family protein, protein MDGNLSNALILSGTGITGIAWELGVLFGFEEGGVDVINANLIASTSAGSIVGAQICSGKKMEYLYHQQLKFIKETMKNEVIIKGQEFRKMMAAVIMSSPDSKTARIRIGEAALAASTMSEGEYLELIAEYLPSQEWDRKRNLIINTVNAENGEWVTFDSNSNIPLLIAVAASSAVPGMFPPITINGKRYIDGGIAGTNADLGKGYDGVLILVAEPSIIHPPMGPTMHRKSFQEELKELEQSGCKVMIITPDEESLRIKGTNPWDVTLASASAEAGYRQGISLSEEVKSFWDF, encoded by the coding sequence ATGGATGGAAACCTATCAAATGCACTGATATTGAGTGGAACAGGAATTACAGGAATTGCCTGGGAGTTAGGTGTCCTTTTTGGATTTGAAGAAGGTGGAGTGGATGTAATTAACGCCAATCTAATTGCAAGCACATCAGCCGGCTCAATAGTGGGTGCTCAGATTTGCAGTGGTAAGAAAATGGAATATCTCTATCATCAGCAGCTGAAGTTCATTAAGGAAACCATGAAAAATGAAGTCATCATCAAAGGGCAAGAATTCCGTAAAATGATGGCAGCAGTAATCATGAGTTCTCCTGATTCAAAAACTGCCAGGATTCGTATTGGAGAAGCAGCTCTGGCAGCCAGTACCATGAGTGAGGGAGAGTATTTGGAGTTAATTGCAGAATATCTCCCCAGCCAGGAGTGGGATAGGAAGAGGAATCTGATAATCAATACCGTAAATGCAGAAAATGGTGAATGGGTAACCTTTGACTCTAATTCAAATATACCACTGCTAATTGCTGTGGCAGCTAGTTCAGCTGTTCCAGGAATGTTTCCACCAATTACAATAAATGGTAAACGTTATATTGATGGAGGGATAGCCGGGACCAATGCGGATTTAGGAAAAGGTTATGATGGGGTTCTAATATTAGTAGCTGAACCCAGCATAATTCATCCCCCCATGGGCCCTACCATGCACCGGAAGAGCTTCCAAGAAGAACTTAAGGAACTAGAACAATCAGGATGCAAAGTGATGATCATCACGCCTGATGAAGAGTCATTGCGCATTAAAGGAACCAACCCCTGGGATGTAACTTTAGCCAGTGCCTCTGCAGAGGCGGGTTACAGGCAGGGAATAAGCCTGTCTGAGGAAGTTAAAAGTTTCTGGGATTTTTAG
- a CDS encoding NERD domain-containing protein has product MGYLFCQKCGGYYELSEGETLDEFAHCSCGGSLIYTEKIKEQSHPHNTSENLNESKDKKTSIPPPEGINSREFADDLDEKSKNKTKMDYYNLKYHNEKQISKLGLILMFIGLLLLILAFFYPFLLFGTVINNPDNFIGLFVQTIWIYMISIITMILGAFLFLFFNISMSNTKKRSKTSHIRENLKNLPGSYTIFQNIRIPKTRSLIGHMVIGSNGIFIIHHGSNKGNFVILKDEWWRLQGNKRTKSAFNPAKTVKMNVVDLKRFLNTHNVDVDYRLITPIVSFPSRQFTVEEAPEKYNLMPPEEVSEFIINTKRTMDPQLMMRVIALIARHSN; this is encoded by the coding sequence ATGGGATATTTGTTCTGTCAAAAATGTGGAGGCTATTACGAACTTAGTGAAGGAGAAACCTTAGATGAATTTGCGCATTGCTCTTGTGGAGGTAGTTTAATCTACACTGAGAAAATCAAAGAACAAAGCCATCCACACAATACTTCTGAGAATTTAAATGAATCTAAAGATAAAAAAACTTCCATTCCTCCTCCTGAAGGGATTAATTCAAGGGAATTCGCTGATGATTTGGATGAAAAATCCAAAAACAAAACTAAAATGGACTATTACAATTTAAAATACCATAATGAGAAGCAAATATCTAAATTGGGCCTTATTCTAATGTTTATAGGATTATTATTGCTTATTTTAGCTTTTTTTTATCCTTTCTTATTATTTGGAACTGTAATAAATAATCCTGATAATTTTATTGGTTTATTTGTTCAAACTATTTGGATTTATATGATTTCCATAATTACGATGATTTTGGGAGCTTTCTTATTCCTCTTTTTCAATATTAGTATGAGTAACACCAAGAAAAGATCCAAAACCAGTCATATCAGGGAAAACTTGAAGAATCTCCCTGGTAGTTATACAATATTCCAAAATATCAGGATTCCCAAAACGAGAAGTTTAATTGGTCACATGGTCATTGGATCCAATGGTATCTTTATAATCCATCATGGAAGCAATAAGGGAAACTTCGTCATTCTAAAGGATGAATGGTGGAGATTGCAGGGAAACAAAAGAACTAAATCTGCATTTAATCCTGCTAAAACCGTTAAAATGAATGTGGTTGATTTAAAAAGGTTTTTAAACACACACAATGTTGATGTGGATTATAGGTTAATCACCCCCATTGTATCATTCCCTTCCAGACAGTTCACGGTTGAGGAAGCACCTGAGAAATACAATTTAATGCCACCAGAGGAAGTTTCCGAGTTTATAATCAACACCAAAAGGACCATGGATCCCCAACTTATGATGCGAGTTATTGCTTTAATAGCCCGCCACTCCAATTAA
- the pscS gene encoding O-phospho-L-seryl-tRNA:Cys-tRNA synthase, whose translation MQCQDYSLNRNTERDNLNLNPLQRGGVLPPESRKALYEFSDGYSICDYCAGRLDEVSKPSIHGFLEDLASFINTDYARTVHGAREGKFAVMHAICRPGDTVVMDGNAHYTSHLAAERNKLNIVEVPSSEEPEYRIEPVAYQEVLDSLYDRGEEVSLVLLTHVDGNYGNLTDARAIGKIAHDAGIPFLLNCAYSMGRMPIDAKKWNVDFVVGSGHKSMAASGPIGVLGVQEEWVEQVLKRSMRHQVKELEMLGCTSRGAPIATLMASLPHLIDRVNKWDVEVEKTRYFVSEMEKISGVKQVGVRPKEHDLVRFETPFFHRIAQKHPRKGFYLYEELKKRNIVGIKRGQTQWFKCSVYGFSQEQVHYIAHSFAEIASKFRELAD comes from the coding sequence ATGCAATGCCAGGATTACTCCCTCAACAGAAACACTGAAAGAGATAACTTAAACCTCAACCCCCTCCAGAGGGGTGGTGTGCTTCCTCCGGAATCCCGGAAGGCACTTTATGAATTCTCAGATGGATACAGCATCTGCGATTACTGTGCTGGTCGTCTGGATGAAGTGTCCAAACCATCCATCCACGGTTTTCTGGAGGATCTGGCCAGTTTCATCAATACCGATTATGCAAGGACAGTGCACGGTGCAAGGGAAGGTAAATTTGCAGTAATGCATGCAATTTGTCGTCCGGGAGATACGGTAGTAATGGATGGTAATGCCCACTACACCAGTCACCTGGCAGCAGAAAGAAACAAACTCAACATTGTGGAGGTTCCCAGTAGCGAAGAACCCGAATATCGCATTGAACCAGTGGCTTATCAGGAAGTTCTAGACAGCCTTTATGACCGGGGAGAAGAGGTTAGTCTGGTTCTTTTAACCCATGTGGATGGTAATTACGGCAACCTAACTGACGCCAGGGCCATTGGAAAAATTGCTCATGATGCAGGTATACCCTTCCTTTTAAATTGTGCTTACTCCATGGGACGAATGCCTATAGATGCTAAGAAGTGGAATGTGGATTTCGTGGTGGGAAGTGGGCATAAAAGCATGGCTGCCTCCGGCCCCATTGGTGTTCTGGGAGTGCAGGAAGAATGGGTAGAACAGGTTCTTAAAAGGTCTATGCGACATCAGGTTAAAGAATTGGAAATGCTGGGATGCACCAGTAGAGGAGCTCCCATTGCAACTTTAATGGCATCACTCCCCCATTTAATAGATCGGGTGAATAAATGGGATGTTGAAGTAGAGAAAACTCGTTATTTTGTTTCTGAAATGGAAAAAATCAGTGGAGTGAAACAAGTGGGAGTACGACCAAAAGAACATGACTTAGTACGGTTTGAAACTCCATTTTTCCATCGCATCGCTCAAAAACATCCACGGAAAGGTTTTTATCTTTATGAAGAACTCAAAAAAAGGAATATTGTAGGTATCAAAAGGGGTCAGACCCAGTGGTTCAAGTGCAGTGTTTATGGTTTCAGCCAGGAACAGGTACATTACATTGCACATTCTTTTGCTGAAATTGCTTCTAAATTCAGAGAACTAGCTGATTGA
- a CDS encoding phosphorylating glyceraldehyde-3-phosphate dehydrogenase encodes MKNVGINGYGTIGKRVADAVACQDDMQIVGVTKRTPDFEAQMAVDKGFPLYISAPEREGLFEEAGIKVTGTIDDLYNKIDVMVDCTPGGIGAKNKEIYAEKGVKGIFQGGEKHEQIGKSFNSFTNYKDNWGADFVRVVSCNTTGLCRTLKPIDDLCGIKKVRAVMVRRGADPGQIKSGPINAIVPNPPTVPSHHGPDVQTVMYDLDITTMALLVPTTIMHQHNLMVELENPPAVDDVIEALEATPRVLLVEAEKGLDSTATVMECARDLGRSRSDLFEIAVWKESLNIKDGELFYMQAIHQESDVVPENVDCIRAMLEMEEEPSKSIEKTNKNMGIIG; translated from the coding sequence ATGAAGAACGTCGGGATAAATGGATACGGTACTATTGGTAAAAGAGTGGCAGATGCTGTTGCATGTCAGGATGATATGCAGATTGTTGGAGTGACTAAGAGAACACCTGACTTTGAAGCTCAAATGGCTGTGGATAAAGGATTCCCACTCTATATAAGTGCACCGGAGAGGGAAGGACTCTTTGAAGAAGCAGGAATAAAAGTTACAGGTACCATTGATGATCTCTACAATAAAATAGATGTAATGGTAGACTGCACCCCCGGAGGAATAGGTGCTAAAAATAAAGAAATCTATGCTGAAAAAGGTGTGAAAGGCATATTCCAGGGTGGAGAAAAACACGAGCAAATAGGAAAATCATTTAATTCATTTACCAATTATAAGGATAACTGGGGAGCAGATTTCGTTCGGGTGGTCAGCTGTAACACCACCGGACTCTGCAGAACTTTAAAACCAATCGACGACCTCTGCGGTATAAAAAAGGTTCGAGCCGTGATGGTTCGTCGTGGAGCAGACCCCGGGCAGATTAAATCAGGACCTATCAACGCTATAGTTCCCAACCCCCCAACTGTGCCATCTCACCACGGCCCTGATGTGCAAACTGTTATGTATGACCTGGATATTACTACCATGGCCTTACTGGTACCCACCACCATCATGCACCAGCACAACCTTATGGTGGAACTGGAAAACCCACCAGCAGTGGATGATGTGATTGAAGCTCTGGAAGCAACCCCTCGTGTTCTGCTGGTGGAAGCAGAGAAAGGTTTAGACTCCACAGCAACGGTTATGGAATGTGCACGAGATTTGGGTAGATCCAGAAGCGACCTATTTGAAATAGCTGTGTGGAAAGAGTCTTTAAACATTAAAGATGGTGAACTCTTTTACATGCAAGCCATACACCAAGAATCAGATGTTGTACCCGAGAATGTGGATTGCATACGTGCCATGTTAGAAATGGAGGAAGAACCATCTAAATCCATTGAAAAAACCAATAAGAATATGGGAATAATCGGATAA
- a CDS encoding DNA topoisomerase IV subunit A, whose product MNKKEIAVNKLKSLGEMILEDVKNNNVPAIKVPSRGTSNIVYDDEKRYYVLGDRYGKRSLGNVKQISKLAQMVYVANFCKDLVRRNKTATLREMYYVSEGWDVDFGDQQESNIVGEDLEVTLGMTREDLGLMPEEDGASVYGNITLKDDDVEINALRAGKSGYTISPTIDEVEFVDHDVQRVIAVETMGMFHRMVQENAYKKFDSLIVGLKGQAARATRRFLKRVNEELNLPVYICNDGDPWGFHIAMVIISGSAKLAHVNHQLATPDAKFLGVTASDIINYDLPTDPLKDIDVLRLKELSKDPRYKDENWQVEIKKMLKIGKKAEQQSFSKYGLEYVVDTYLPEKLEALE is encoded by the coding sequence ATGAATAAGAAAGAAATTGCCGTTAACAAACTTAAAAGCCTGGGAGAGATGATCTTAGAAGATGTTAAAAATAACAATGTCCCAGCAATTAAAGTTCCTTCCCGTGGAACATCTAACATAGTCTACGATGATGAAAAGCGTTATTACGTGTTGGGAGATCGTTACGGGAAACGATCTCTGGGTAATGTTAAACAAATAAGTAAACTGGCCCAGATGGTTTATGTGGCCAACTTCTGTAAGGATTTGGTTCGTCGTAACAAAACAGCCACTTTAAGGGAGATGTACTACGTCTCAGAAGGTTGGGATGTGGATTTTGGAGACCAGCAGGAATCCAACATCGTTGGAGAGGACTTGGAAGTTACCCTGGGAATGACCCGTGAAGACTTGGGTCTGATGCCTGAAGAAGACGGAGCATCAGTTTATGGAAACATCACACTGAAGGATGATGATGTGGAAATAAACGCTCTTAGAGCCGGTAAATCTGGTTACACCATATCTCCCACCATTGACGAAGTGGAATTCGTGGACCATGATGTGCAGAGGGTTATTGCAGTGGAAACCATGGGTATGTTCCACAGGATGGTTCAAGAAAATGCTTACAAAAAATTTGACTCCCTTATTGTTGGTTTGAAGGGTCAGGCTGCGCGTGCCACCAGACGTTTCCTGAAAAGGGTTAATGAGGAACTCAATCTGCCGGTTTATATTTGTAATGACGGAGACCCCTGGGGATTTCACATTGCCATGGTTATCATCAGTGGAAGTGCCAAACTGGCCCACGTGAACCACCAGCTGGCAACACCTGATGCCAAGTTCCTGGGTGTTACTGCCTCGGATATCATCAACTACGATCTTCCCACCGACCCCCTTAAAGATATCGATGTTTTAAGGCTTAAAGAACTCTCCAAGGACCCCCGCTACAAAGATGAAAACTGGCAGGTGGAGATTAAGAAGATGCTCAAGATCGGGAAAAAAGCAGAACAGCAGTCTTTCTCCAAATACGGGCTAGAGTACGTGGTTGACACCTACCTACCTGAAAAACTTGAAGCACTGGAATAA